From the genome of Bactrocera oleae isolate idBacOlea1 chromosome 2, idBacOlea1, whole genome shotgun sequence, one region includes:
- the Art1 gene encoding protein arginine N-methyltransferase 1 gives MSDDVIMHSSTSNPANNDVATCLKNSKDNSVSHSASAEEMTSRDYYFDSYAHFGIHEEMLKDEVRTITYRNAMYHNKHLFRGKVVLDVGCGTGILSMFAAKAGASKVIAVDCSNIIEYARQVVIDNNLQDVISVVKGKIEEIELPPGIEKVDIIISEWMGYCLFYESMLDTVLHARDKWLKSDGMMFPDRGTLYITAIEDRQYKDEKINWWDDVYGFDMSCIRKVAVTEPLVDVVDPKQVVSTSYMVKEVDLYTVRKEDLEFSSPFNLIIKRNDFVQALVTYFNIEFTKCHKRLGFSTSPEATYTHWKQTVFYLDDYLTVKKGEEIVGTFKMKPNERNNRDLDFVIDVQFKGELSDVHEHNTYRMR, from the exons ATG tctGATGACGTGATTATGCACTCAAGCACATCTAATCCAGCAAATAATGATGTTGCTACGTGTTTAAAGAATTCTAAAGACAATTCCGTATCACATTCAGCTTCAGCGGAAGAGATGACATCAAGAGACTATTATTTCGACTCGTATGCTCATTTTGGCATTCATGAAGAAATGCTTAAAGATGAAGTGCGTACTATCACTTATAGGAATGCTATGTACcacaataaacatttatttcgaGGAAAA gtagTTCTTGATGTCGGTTGTGGAACAGGTATATTATCTATGTTTGCGGCTAAAGCTGGAGCATCGAAAGTCATAGCAGTAGATTGTTCTAACATCATTGAATATGCTCGTCAAGTAGTAATTGATAATAATCTTCAAGATGTGATTAGTGTAGTAAAAGGAAAAATTGAAGAAATCGAATTACCACCTGGTATAGAAAAGGTGGACATAATTATATCTGAATGGATGGG gtaTTGTCTCTTCTACGAATCCATGCTGGATACAGTTCTCCATGCACGGGacaaatggttgaaatcggatggTATGATGTTCCCTGACCGTGGTACTTTATATATAACAGCAATTGAGGATAGGCAATATaaagatgaaaaaattaattggtGGGACGATGTTTATGGATTTGATATGAGTTGCATCCGAAAAGTTGCTGTGACTGAACCATTAGTCGATGTAGTGGATCCTAAACAGGTTGTTTCAACTTCTTATATGGTTAAGGAGGTAGATTTGTACACAGTTAGAAAGGAAGACTTGGAATTCTCCTCTCCCTTCAACCTGATTATAAAGCGAAACGATTTTGTACAGGCCCTTGTTACATATTTCAATATTGAATTTACAAAATGCCACAAACGTCTAGGTTTTAGTACTTCCCCTGAGGCCACGTATACCCACTGGAAACAAACGGTGTTTTATTTAGACGACTACCTTACAGTTAAAAAAGGGGAAGAAATTGTAGGTACCTTCAAAATGAAGCCAAATGAACGCAATAATCGCGATTTAGACTTCGTCATTGATGTTCAATTTAAAGGTGAGCTTTCAGATGTCCATGAACATAATACTTATAGAATGCGTTAA
- the Mcm5 gene encoding DNA replication licensing factor Mcm5 has translation MEGFDEAGVFFSDNFGEEYQQDGSQVNMQAVKRKYKEFLRTFSEDNFFYKYRDTLKRNYLNAKYYLEVEMEDLTGFDEVLADKLYKQPTEHLQIFEEAAREFADEITSPRPEHEENVHDIQILLFSQANPTNVRELKSDTVSKLVKIAGIIVSASGIKAKATRMSIMCQSCNTVIPNLKVNSGLEGFSLPRKCTSEQAGRPKCPLDPFFIMPDKCKCVDFQLLRLQELPDFVPQGEIPRHLQLFCERSLCERVVPGNRALIQGIYSIRKVGKPSRQDGREKAVVGVRAPYMRVVGIKVDSEGSGAISRYSNVTVEEEDTFRRLAASPDIYDRLSKSLAPSIFGSEDIKKAITCMLFGGSRKRLPDGLCRRGDINVLLLGDPGTAKSQLLKFVEKVAPIGVYTSGKGSSAAGLTASVIKDPSTRNFIMEGGAMVLADGGVVCIDEFDKMREDDRVAIHEAMEQQTISIAKAGITTTLNSRCSVLAAANSIFGRWDETKGEENIDFMPTILSRFDMIFIVKDVHDESRDITMAKHIINVHLSSNKNTALERSEGEISLSTFKKYIHYCRTHCGPRLSEDAGDKLKSRYVLMRSGAGQQEKSADKRLSIPITVRQLEAIIRISESLAKMRLHPFATDEHVNEALRLFQVSTLDAAMTGSLAGVEGFSTEEDQETLNRIEKQLKRRFAIGSQVSEQNVVQDFLRQKYDERVILKVIHTMIRRGELQHRMQRKMLYRLC, from the exons ATGGAGGGATTTGATGAAGCAGGCGTTTTCTTTTCCGATAATTTCGGTGAAGAATATCAGCAAGATGGGTCACAGGTTAACATGCAAGCGGTGAAAAGGAAATATAAAGAATTTCTCCGCACTTTTAGTGAGgacaactttttttataaatacag agATACCTTAAAGCGTaattatttaaatgcaaaatattatcTTGAAGTTGAAATGGAAGACTTAACAGGCTTCGACGAAGTTTTAGCAGATAAACTGTACAAGCAGCCAACAGAGCATCTGCAAATTTTCGAAGAAGCAGCTCGAGAGTTTGCTGATGAAATAACTTCACCAAGGCCAGAACATGAGGAAAATGTACACGATAttcaaatattacttttttctcaAGCAAATCCCACTAATGTGCGAGAATTAAAATCTGATACTGTGTCTAAATTGGTAAAAATTGCTGGTATTATCGTGTCGGCATCAGGTATTAAAGCTAAGGCAACTCGAATGTCAATAATGTGTCAGTCATGCAACACTGTTATTCCTAATTTAAAAGTGAATTCAGGTTTGGAGGGATTTTCCCTACCGCGTAAATGTACATCCGAACAAGCTGGACGTCCAAAATGTCCGTTGGACCCATTTTTTATTATGCCTGATAAATGTAAATGTGTAGATTTTCAACTTTTAAGGCTACAAGAGTTACCAGATTTTGTGCCACAGGGAGAAATACCGcgtcatttacaattgtttTGTGAAAGGTCTTTATGCGAACGTGTAGTACCTGGCAATAGAGCCCTTATCCAAGGAATTTATTCAATAAGGAAAGTTGGGAAACCATCTCGACAAGATGGTCGCGAAAAAGCTGTTGTTGGAGTTCGGGCTCCTTATATGCGCGTTGTGGGTATAAAAGTAGATTCAGAAGGTTCTGGTGCTATATCACGGTATAGTAATGTCACAGTTGAGGAAGAAGATACTTTCCGGAGGTTGGCTGCTTCTCCCGATATTTATGATCGTTTATCAAAATCATTGGCTCCTAGTATATTTGGTTCTGAAGATATTAAGAAAGCTATAACTTGCATGTTATTTGGAGGATCTCGTAAACGCTTACCTGATGGCCTTTGCAGGCGTGGAGATATCAACGTGTTATTATTGGGCGACCCTGGTACTGCAAAGTCACAACTTTTGAAGTTTGTGGAAAAAGTTGCTCCGATTGGAGTGTATACTTCTGGAAAAGGATCAAGTGCTGCGGGGTTGACTGCTTCTGTAATTAAAGATCCTTCTACG CGGAATTTTATAATGGAAGGTGGTGCCATGGTATTAGCTGATGGTGGAGTTGTTTGCATAGATGAGTTCGACAAAATGCGCGAAGATGACCGCGTTGCTATACATGAAGCCATGGAACAGCAAACTATTTCTATAGCGAAAGCAGGTATTACTACAACACTCAATTCACGTTGTTCAGTTTTAGCCGCtgcaaattcaatttttggTCGATGGGATGAAACAAAAGGAGAAGAGAATATTGACTTTATGCCTACTATATTATCTCGCTTTGATATGATTTTTATAGTGAAGGATGTACATGATGAATCAAGAGATATTACAATGGCAAAGCATATAATTAATGTGCATTTATCGTCTAATAAGAACACAGCACTAGAACGTTCAGAAGGAGAGATTTCATtatcaacatttaaaaaatatattcattactGCCGAACACATTGTGGACCACGCTTAAGTGAAGATGCAGGGGATAAGCTGAAAAGTCGATATGTATTGATGCGAAGTGGGGCAGGACAACAAGAAAAATCTGCTGACAAACGTTTAAGTATTCCAATTACTGTTCGTCAGTTGGAAGCTATTATTCGGATATCTGAGTCTTTAGCAAAAATGAGACTGCATCCTTTTGCAACAGATGAGCATGTTAATGAAGCCCTCAGGCTATTTCAAGTTTCTACTTTAGACGCTGCAATGACTGGTAGTTTGGCTGGTGTGGAAGGATTCTCCACAGAAGAAGACCAGGAAACGTTGAATAGAATTGAAAAGCAGTTAAAACGACGCTTTGCTATTGGTTCCCAAGTTTCTGAACAAAATGTGGTTCAG GACTTTCTTCGGCAGAAATATGACGAACGGGTAATTTTGAAAGTAATACATACTATGATAAGACGCGGTGAATTACAACACCGAATGCAACGCAAAATGCTATATAGATTATGCTAA